TAAATTATTGCTGCTTCCCCCCCCTTACTCCCCGtcatctccccccccgccccgacctACCAAGAGAAGCTGCGCCCCCAGCTTCTCCATCTCTGGCACAAACATTTCCACGGGCTGCGGGAAGCGTGCCGTGAAGGCGCAGTGTGGCAGGGCCACGTCCAGGGGCCAGTCGTCCTCTGCCGGGAGCCCGATcatgctgcgggggagggaagagaaccaTTGGGacggggcagcagggagggggctggtttTGCACAGCAACTggcacccaggcaggggtgggacATGGGCACTGCCAGCCCAGAGCAGAGGTCCACGCAGCCCACTGTCCCATCCGACCAAGGGCAGGAGGAAGGTGTGGGGAACTCTGCCCGGGATGCGAGGGATCAGCCTGCCCTACTAACTCCAGCCAACGTtttccctctgccctgaggctaaAGGATTCTGATCCCTTGTTTAAAAACAaggtatttttctctctctcattaccCATGGGGAGTCGGATTCTCTTCTGAACCCTGCCAAGCTCTCGGCCTCGTGagctcttgtggcagtgagttccacaggttaatgttGCATGGGATTCCAAGGATACCAGCTTTCTGTTTCCTTGATAAGTCCTTTGTGAGCCGAGCCCAGGCTCCCTGACCCACTGTCCCATCTCCTGCCCCCTACACAGCCCCAGCCTCTTCAGACAAGAGCCTCTCCCGGCCCAGTTCCGAATCCCTCACCCACGATTCCCAGCAGATATCTAACACCCCGGctctctgcccctccagcccctggggctgctctTAATGTTTCCTCGGAATACCCTGTAGGGGTGCcacagtttcccctatgcatttcttaagtctctaggtggtgggataaggggtgtgtaattgttgcagagcaaagggtcAGTAtacataaatggccgacactctgtctcctggcaactaatggccagggcccttcccccctgcaaggggatagctaaaggtgttggagaacaaaggaatcaggtgaTCTCCTGGCCCGGGAAcgggacaaagcccagaggaggagaaggggctggagagcgagtcagtttggggctggctggggacggggagtgagtgcagacgtggttgtctggctcactgccctcccagaatggacccagcggaggggtcctgttctctggacctacaagctccattttagaccgtgttcctgtcatctaataaacctctgttttactggctggctgagagtcacgtctgactgcgaagtgggggtgcagaaccctttggcttccccaggacccagcctgggcggactcgctgtgggaagcgcacggaggggcatatgctgaatgctcccaggagagacccaggaggtgaagccgtgtgagcttcttgccctgaagacagtctgctccgagggagaggaggctccccaaagtcctgactggctttctggggagtagttccagagcatcgcccggggactccgtgacaccttGTCTCTGCTAGGAACAAAGGGGCCTCTTTAACCCCCGCTAAGGTAGCCCGTGTTCACCAGACTGCTCCCTTATAGCGGCCGTCTCTGGGGCAAGGGCCGTGTCTGTTCTGTCTGCGCAGCGCCGTGCACAAAGGGGCTCCTAGAGGCTACTGTAATATGCCTAGTAACTACCTAACCCAGGTTCCGATCCTGGGCAGACCAGGCAGGGGTAGCTCGAAGCCCCGTCCGCGCATTGAGGCAAACCCAGGCGCCGGCACCGCTACTGTCCCCTCGGCCCCAGGGTTGAAATGCACCTTCCCTCCTCTAGCACAGAGCTGCCCGCGGCGCTGGGCCCCGGGCCACTTGCATGAGGCAGCACCCTGGACATTCTGCTCCCCACATGGCAAAAAAACCTCTCAACCGGTCGCCTCCTTCCTTGGCCAcccggggagggaagggggggatgtGAGAGGAGGTCAGTCACTACGCAGCACAAGGCTGGACCCGGCTTCATcttggagcacagcagggtgGGTTGGTTACTGAGTGTCCCCGAGAGTTGTTAACAGGATAAAGGAGAGGACAAGCTCccagcagcctccccaccccacaaactTTTGTGCTTATACCTCCAGCAGCAGCCCTACACCCAGGCACGCTGCCCCGCCCTGTCCCATCAATCAGCTCTCAACCAGGGCTgggtcccccagccccaccctggggctCGGCCCTTAAGTGCCTCATTCAAGAGCTGCTTGAATGAGTCCCATCCCCCCGCGATCCCAGGgtgccacccctgcccccatccagccccctcccGCAAGACACTAGGGAAGCTTCAGAACTTACTCAAAAATCTTGCCCAGCTGGTCGGCTTCTGAGTTGCCACAGAAGAGGGgcctgcaggggagagaggggctggCTGCTGAGCTGAGCGTGGGGCGTGCTCCCCACCGTTAGCCCCCTCCCTTTGGGTCAGAACCAGAGCCATCCTGTccccacccagaggtggctgcatgggcACACACTCCCACCCACATCACCCCCCGGCCCGCTCAAAGGCCAAAGAGGCTGAACAATGGTGGGAGGGCTTGGAGGGGCCAGTAACAGGCCGGGgcccaactccccctcccccagctagccATGACCTGCCCAGAAGGGGCCCGCTGGATACCAGGGCGTCAGCCTCATTATcacacatccccccacccctggagAGGCCCAGAGCTGAGCCCACAAGGCCGGGAGGGGAGATCTGGCAGCGCGGGGCCCCTCCCCGGCTATCAGCACAGAGCCAAGCTGATAAGCCTGGGGGGGGTGGTAGTTCCTGGCTCAGAACTAATCAATTGTCTCCCAGCTGGGCTTGCTAGGCTACagcaaggggctgggggggagggagggctgagacCAGCAGGTGGGCTCCCCACCATGGTCTGCAGCCGGCCAGAGCCAACCCAGCCATGCCGTCCTAGTCCCCAGCAGGGTCATGTTACCGCAAGGCAGCATGACTGACTGGtcggagcagggaactgggagtcagggttCCTGGCTCCGTGAGATGCTGGGCACGACGCCTCCCGCCCAGAGAGGGGTTCAAGGTTATACATGGACATCCAGCCAGGCCTACCCGCACCACACACAGCCACACCCTCACCCACCCGTGCCCACGCCACCCAGTGCCCACCCTGTGTCTGCAGGCACCCCAGTGCCCGcaccccggccctgcccagcacccGCCAAGCTCCTCTCCACGCGCACTCACTTTCGCCGGAACATCTCGGCAAAGATGCAGCCGACGCTCCACATGTCCACGGGGGTGGCGTAGGTCGACTGGAGCAGCACTTCCGGGGCGCGGTACCACAAGGTAACCACCTGCACGGGCACAGAAACAGACTGTCTCCATCCCTGGGTAGAAACCTGCTGGGGTTTAGGGCTCCCCTCCCGGAAGCAGCTTACGAGTTCCCCATCTCCTGGAGGGTGAGTCTCTCCAGGGCTGGTTGGAAGCTCAGAGCTCCCGGTCCCTGCTGGGCAGGAAATGCCTTTAGACAGTGTCCCCACCCGCCGGTCCCACTTCCTGCCTATGGCACAATATTTACCCTACAGATTCCACGCACCCCACTGGCTGGGGGGGAAGCAGcatgggggctgctggagcctgcagctccccccctcccaccccaccacattGGAGCTCGTCACCCCCGACAGCAGCACCCCAGCTACAGACCCAgggctgcccccggccctgcccccaggtgcCCCAAGAGCTGGAAGTTAGCAGCTTGGAGAACCCCCAGATCTCTCAGCCCTCAAGCAGGGCAGGGGCCCTCAATCTCCAGCCCCCAGAGAAGGAAGAGCTACTGAGTCAGGCCCCCTTTGCTGCTCACACAGCCATGAGCTCCGGCTATaccttcaccccacccccagccccagcccagtcaGGGCCCTGGGAGCCCAGCCCAACGATGGCTGAGTGCGCCCAAGCCCCTGCCAGGTTCCCAGCACACCCCACTCCCACCAGCATCGGTGGCAGGGGGACCACTTGGCACAGCGGGGGTGTCCCCGGGATCCCCAGAGGTCCCGattctatagggacagtcccgctttttgcgtctttttcttatataggctcctattacccccaccctctgtcccaagttttcccatttgctgtctggtccccctaaTCCCCCCGCGGGTGGTGCCTTGTAGCAGCTGAGTGAAGCTCCCACTGATGGGGTAACTGGGAAGCACTCATGTCTGGGCAGCTCCGAACCCTGGGGAAATCCTCCCTTTGCAGCAGAGAGGGCACCCCGCAGGGCTCACAGACAGCGAGCGCAGGCCAGGCCGGCCCGGGGAAGGAGCCCGTCACCCAGCACAGGATCtctggctgggggccgggccggcgcctcTGCGGGAAGATGCCTGCAGCAGAGGATGAGGCGGCCGGCAGTCACCCTCCAGTGACTCAGGCTCACACGGCTCCCAACCCGCCATCCCCACCCACGGCAGCGGCTCAGACACTGACCGTGAAAAATCTCTCCCCGCCCGACAGCGGCGGGAGCCCCAGCACCAAAGGCAGAGTATCGCAGGCACAAGTGCGGGACcgcagggggcctggggcccagcAGGGGAGGAGACACCTCAGCATTTCAAAGCCGGGCTCCATGAGCCAAGAGCTGCTCCCGTCCATCCCCTCCACGTGCACAGGCCTTAGGGCTAGGAGCGCTCACCACAGGGGTCAGGGCCATCTGGCAGCTGTAGATCCGGGCCAGGCCGAAGTCCGCCAGCTTCACTTGCCCACTGCTGGTCACCAGGATGTTCTCCGGCTTCAGGTCGCGGTGCACGATGCAATTTGAGTGCAGGAAGTCCAGGCCGCTCAGGAACTGGCGCATCAGGTCCTGGCCGAGCAGGGGGAGAGCGCAGGGTCAgattccctgcctgccccagcagcACAGGTGGGGCGGGGGCCAGGGATACAGGACAGGAAGGGCCCTCCTGGGGCATCGAATCCAGCCGTGGAGCCTGTCATGCCATCCCATTCGCGGAGCTATCCAGCTGGATTGTTTATCCCCTACTGGAGGCTGTTCCAGACCCTGGGCCAACGTTGTCTTTTGCCTTCACTAGCTCGTCCCTCCCCTGGGCTTCCCCCGGCTGTATTGATGGAGAGCAATCAGATGTGTTTAGGCCAGGCTGAAccagcccagctcctggagcctcCTCTAGGCAAGCAACTCTCCCCTGCCCAATCACCCTCTGTCACGAGGGCAGTGGGTGCCGCGGGGCAGGGGCGTCCCCGAAGCTCCCTTCGATTCCCCTTGTACCTTTATCTTCTCCACTGGCAAGCCAGGGGCCGGCGTCTTGTCCAGATACGTCTTCAGGTCCTGATCCACGTGCTCGAACACCAGCGTCACCTTGGTCTCGCGCTCCGTCCGGGTGGTGGCACAGACATCCATCAACCTGCGGGGAGGCGGAGAAGGGAgcttggcaggggctggggatCGGAGTGCGGGAGGGAGGGGCCAGGCAGGGGTCTGACTGACACAGGCTCTGCTGGAAGTGGGGCTCCCGCTCGCAGCTTCAGGAACTCAACGATCCAGCCCAACACAACGCGAAGGACCGGGGCTGTCTGGGCCCAACGTGGGACAGATGGGGGCCAGGGACCCCCCCAGGCCCATCTAGAGGGATggaacacagctctgccaatgtccctcagtcctgacctgcagctcccctgccccccccacagctctgccaatgtcccTCAATCCCAACCTACAGCCCCCAATCCTGCCCCCCATGCTTTCTATCACATGGTAATTTGGGGACACGCTTCCTGAGCTCACAGTATCAAACCCCCAACCAATCACAGAGCTCCAGCCAGTACTGGGCTGATTCGATTCCCAGCTGCAGATCCTGCTGCCAGATAGCCCAAAGCAGAGCTCCAGACTCTTATCTGGATAACTCAATCAGCAATTCCCGGGGCCCCACTGCTTCCTCCCGGCTTCCTGGAAGCTAATCAGCACAGGACGCCGAGATCCTGCCGCCCTGCCCTCTGGCTCAGAGAGGCAGACAAGGGGCTGGGAACTGCCTGCAAAATGTCTGTGAAGCTGGTAGCAGGGAAGAGACAGGAGGGCCAGGCTCACGTGCAGACAAAATGGAAACTTTGTCTGCGTCCCTCATCGCCCGCGACTCAAAGGGACAGAGCCAGCAGAACCGGCCCCTGCCAGCTCCTCTGACAGGGGGAGCCGTAGCACCAAGGGCAGCAGTGTCCCCACCGCCCACCCCCGGAGATCACTTGGGGGCAGTGTGCCAGGCCTGGCCCTTCGCGGTGGGGGCAGGACAGCTCCACTAGCCCCTCTCACCATAGGAGGCCGCCAGGGAGCTAAGCGTGTAGAAAGCTACAGTCCCTTCAGATGTGGCTGCCCTCAATCCCcaccgcacccccaccccacccccctccccaatggTTTGCCACTCATCCCACCTgccttgcccccaccccctcaccccaaggCCTTGCTGCTGAGGCTGGATTTTTTTAGAAGCTCCCTAAAACGTCTCTATTTACCCCCAAGCGTCTCAGTACAGCcgggagaggggcaggatggggaccCCACCCACCAATGACCTCCTTCCCTGGAGCTCTCCTGCCGTCACCCCAGCGTTTCTGTAAAGCCAGCAGTGCCCCAGGCTGGCGTGGGCAGGACCCCAAGCAGAGCGGAACCGGCTGGCAGAAAAAGCCTaacgcaggggtcggcaacctttcagaagcgctgtgccgagtcttcatttattcactctaacgtAAGGTTTCGCctgccagtcatacatgttaacgtttttagaaggtctctttctagaagtctataatatagaactaaactattgttgtatggaaagtaaataaggtttataaaatgtttaagaagcttcatttaaaattaaattcaaatgcagagctccctggaccggtggccaggacccgggcagtgtgagtgccactgaaaatcagctcgcgtgccacaggttgcctacccctggcctaacACAACAGGCCTATAAACACCTGGGGACCAAGGCCAGGCAAGACACAGAGCAGCTCTtgaacctcctcccccaccctcagcgcAGGCGGGCCCCTCAGCGGGGGGAGGACGGACATCCTCTGCCAGTGGAAACCCACACGTTTGCCAGCCGAGCCATCCCGCGGCCCAGCCCCGGGCACGCTCCCTCCCCGCGACTAGCATTGCAGGAATCGCAGGAAGGAGGCAGCTCCCAGACCACGGCTCAATTCCTAGAACCGGccgcacatttcccagagctGGAAAAACGGGCGCAAAGCGGCCCGAGGCGGCTTCCAGCTCCCAGGGATTAGCTCATACAGAAAGGGAGTTTCCAGAGAGCAGAGCAGTGTTCTGTCCCCTGCACGGCCACTCTAACCTCCCAGGCAGGACTAGCCATGTGCCTCCTACGCAGACCCCAGATTGGggacccctccccactccttacctcccacccacacccccaagCCTCCTTaccctttccccccacaccccggAGCCGGGGGGGAGTCCCCCCCATGGGATACTGATTCCCTTTCTTGCACAGCCTGGGACGTTTATCcccggggggtgcagagggaagTGGCTGTTGGGTCCCCAAAACCAAACTCCCTCCAATGCAAACTAAGAGcccgccagccccgccccacGTGACTGAGCACCACGTGCAAGTGCTCCTCCGGTCTCGGCttcctcccagccctcccccgtCCGCACAGCCGCCCCCAGCGCCTCACCGGACGATGTTGGGGTGGTCGAAATGCTCCAACCGCTTGAGCAGCGCCACTTCACGCACGGTGGAGAGCGGCAGCCCGTTCTCGTTGGTCTGGACGCGCACGTTCTTGAGGGCCACGAACTTGCCGGTCTGCAAGTCCCGGGCCTTGTAGACGGTGCCGTAGGCGCCGACGCCGATCTCCGCCACCGGCTCGTACTGCGCCCGCATCTCCTTCGCCATCCTGGCTCCGCACCGGCTAGGAGGGAAGGGGACGGCAGGTTAAGGCAGAGGGAATTATGAATTGTTAGCAacccccgcctgcaccccactgctcccccccacTCAGATCCCCTgtctgctccccccagctcccccccatgCTCTTGGATCCCATggggccccctcccctgcccaagaTAAATGTGTcaccttccaccccacccctgaaACACGCAATATGGGgttcctgcagcagagccagggcgACCCCACGACTGCCCAGCACCCAGGACCCCGAGCGACCCCAGAACGGCTGCCCCACCACCTCAATAACCCTACCACagacccacatacacacaccacacaTTGCAGGGGTCCCACGCCACCCTAAAAAtgcaccaacccccccccccataccacaGCCACCCTACAACAGCGGCGACCTCGGCCCCAGACCCTTTGGGCAGCCCTACGAGGGCACCCacgtggagggggggaggggaagggggaggaagcaCACAACGCGTGGGGCCCAGCCTCCAcgagcgaccctacaataacagacaCCCCACCTGGCCATTTCAGCGCAGAAACCCTGCTCCGGCCCCGCTGGTCGGAGGGAGGCCCCGGTCCGGTCGCTGGCGAGACTCCGGGCCAAGGGTTCGCCCCACCCCGGTCCCACCCCCCCGGCcagggccagccctgcccccaccggcCCGCACCAtgtgccgtgggggaggggacggagcCTGACCTGCCCCGCCCCTGGGAATCCCCAACGGGGACCAGCCCCCCCGGCAGGGGCTAACTCGGGGGGCGgtgcgggggggggcagtgcggggggggCAGAATCCCCAGACCGGGGGGGTTGGCGGGGGGGGTGTAGGGGCcgcggggggggctgtggggaggcggGGCCCGGGgtaccgggggggaggggtcgggggggggagcGGACTCACCCCGAGGTGGCAGCGCAGCAGTGGGGCCGGGGGCCGCGGGTGTCGGCGGCGGGGcccgggcgggggcggggccggaggaCCGGAACCAGCGAGACGGGCCGGCCGGAAGGTCGAtggagcagccccctccccccgctcgcccggactcctgggttccttggcgggagcccggactcctgggttctgtggggCGTggagagcccggactcctgggttccttggcgggagcccggactcctgggttctgtggggCGTggagagcccggactcctgggttccttggTTCTGTGggaggagcccggactcctgggttccgtggGAGGcgggggagcccggactcctgggttctgggcaGGTTTCGAGGGCCCCGGTCTCCGAGGAGGGGCGGAGTGGGGCGAGGCcgagctcccctcctcctggcaCAGGCCTGCTCCCTTTCCAAGGTGGGATAACAGctctactactgctgccagcctggggccaCTGGCAGTCTGCTCTGTGTGCCAAGGGGCCAGCCGCCCCCGGGTTGATCCCCGCTGACAGCCACGTCCcctgggggccgggggagccAGGGTACGACCCATCCGGGcctcgctgccagagccccacccGTCCTTGGTGCTGGGTGCTACTCTGAAGGGGCCCAGCCTGGCGTCCCCAACACCCACATCGGGCCCCTTGAGGGCAACTCTGAGGctcttctgtcccctcccccaccttcatgGCCCCCAAGGAAGCAGCATAagcctcccaggaccccacctgtcTGGTGTAACCCCCGCTTGGTGGGCTTGAACTCTGGTTCATCAGCACCCTGACGCAGATCTCCTCCAGCATCGCTAGCCCCAGTAGTGAGCTGTTATCTTCCAGGTGCACCAGCCAAGGAGGAGAAGGCATATCGTGGTAGCACCtagtgtagataaatctctgataattttcatatgactttacattgtgcctcttcatctaaccttgtggtgggtctacccacgtgtgacctctgttttcatgggactttgtatcaaagcctcatttagaaactttgcattgcccttggtataatattaaaACCCCTAagaatagaataagatagaaaaaaattttttttgctagcagtagaacaagagcttcccccccccccccccttaatcaattgccctgttgaatgaatgaggtgtggatgagcaaggcatggaaggcagcacctccagacagcctcaactgttggagaggggctgggagccagacccaaggacaataaaacgtgtcaagtgggctcattaaagacaagcagacataccgagggcctcgggggttagaagcaagcaccttcttttggaaacaccctctttgcagcattgggacaacactcaaaagaaagcagcacaaaggaccaatggacacagacacagagtttgaatctggtctagatttgcataagaggaaagctgctataaaagtgaggtgtcttgcagaggaccccgggtctcgtcttgtcaacatgggagcattgaTCTGGATCgtcagaagcccggctccaccccctcccccatctaactcacctggccagtgaagttaaggggagcaactaattggtaacaacaagacggagtgtgtttgtgtgtgtgtgtgtaagtgtaatatattatatgcatataatacagtgttagtgaatacatgtattactaataaatgtggcgttttgtcttattccccctgaaaagatcctgtgcagtactttaagtacaacactagGAACCCCAATCTAGGACCTGTCTGGTTGCAGCATCTGCATCGCTGGGTGTTTCAGGCAGGCGTCTCTTGGAGCTGTTGAGTCAGCGCCACTAAAGGTGGTTGGGTCGTggtgctgctcccagcccccagcttgTGATGGGGCCGGGGCTGCCCCAAGGGAGCTCCTCTCTCTCCAGGCAgacttttcttccttctctcgGCCCCTTGGCAGCAACAGATTCCTCTGTGACTGAGATCCGTGTCACCCCCTGGTCCTCTTTCCTCCTGGGCCATCCACACAGTCAGCAGAGGGCAGATCTCTCATGCCACTAAAGCTCTGGATGCATGGTCATTGCTGCATATCCTGCCGAcctccccctgcatcccagcccacGGGGATGGGGACCCTCGCGGCTACCCAGCCAAGGGGCACACCCCAGTCTCGCCCACAGCTGGACCCTGTCTAGGAGAACCCCTGGAAGCTGCTCCCTCATGTTTCCATCCCCGCTCCCCTGGATTCCGTTGCCTtttggtcactaattgtgtgtgtgtggtggtgactTAATGGaggttgtcaaggctgattccctactcgagcactttgagtgcagaaggtgggggcccgcaaggattctaaaaatgaatCACTGGCCACTCCAGccttgtattaaacttccaagcttacagcttttctctgaccttggatgggtgctgccaccacccaagtgcagaacccctttgggagcccaggaaggagcacttgggaattccttgcTGTGGGggaccctcaagccctttcacactccccttcggggaagagctgagaaaggggggagaggaaatcagctgttgccaccagctaattaaacaacctCTGCagaaacctcttaagacacaaaaatccaattctgttcttaaaaaaggtaaattttattaacaaaaaaaaaaaaaagaaagaaaatacatctgggaactcaggctattgctaggttttaaaagagcaactacaaggattaagcaccaagaatagctttcttgaggtccagcttaaaggttacaagcaaaacaaaagcacctggggttagcacggAGGAATCCACCAGCCATAacaaaataaaagggataaacctaatcgcgtcttcctagacattccctgatctgCTTACAtagctggggttttaaatgagtcatttctaggtatgatactgatgagtTTTTCATACCCGGTCCatgcttcttacagcatagctctgcCCTGTCCGCTTTCCCCAGGAGAACAGAAAGACAAAAGGGGGGAGTTTtgtctcaattttaaaaagttcgagccttcccattggctcttctggccaggtgcccactcacttccttttcccTGTGcagagcagtgagactttttaaccctttacaggtagagcaagtagagaacagctaccaagagggattttatagctactggctggctggctgtccataaaagaaagctcccccccccacaccttcatttatcacagagatGGATCCCCCCCTCCACAGCATCCTAAGGTGCCTAAGCCAGGCTGGTCAGGGGCAGCATCGCCCAGACAATCACGTAAAACAAAGGCTTCTTGCAGCCCAGACCCAGCCAGGAATGATGGGCTGGGCTCAGCCCGTAGCCGCGTGTCATACAGGTGGGGTTTTGCAGCGCACAGGTGATGCTGGGACACCACACCACCAGCTCCTGCCGGGTTGCTCTCTTCTCCCTCTGGATTCAGCTGCCTCATGCCATTTCGCCGTATCATTGGCAAGACGCGGGGCCTCTCTGGCTGCCGGTCCCAGGGTGTTAACCCCACCCTGCCAGGCTTCCTGTGGGGTGGAGCAAGGGCTGCCACAGCCTTTCTGAGAGTCTAAGCTGAGGGAATCTGGGCTTGCACCCCTGGGACCCTGGACAATCAATCTCCCATCAGCCGGCTCAGGGGATTGCAGTTTCCAGTGGTATTGCATCCCCAGCCGCCTGCCAATCCCACGGGTAACGAGGCCCCCAGGTAGCAGCCAAACAGGGCAGCAGCTGCTCGTGCAAATCGCAGCCCAGCAAGCCTCCCTGCATCCTCGCGCTGGCACTGCGGTTGGGGCTGCTCTCACGCTCCATGCCATGCCTGCCCTGGTAATTCTTCAGCCCGGCCTGGAGCAAAGCAGAAGAAGGTTCCTTGTGGAATTGTGATCTGCTCCCTCTGCTCAGAGCCCGACAGTGCCTCCTTGCCTGGCAAGCAGGCCAACACAAGGAACGCTCGGGGACCTGTCTGTAAACGGCCTTTGGTCGTTAAGCTGTATAATTAGTTGAAGCCACTTAAATCAGCTCAAGACATCGTTGCTCCTTTCTCCTGGGAAGCTACCCGTTGCGATCATTCATGTTTTAATTTAGGGCCGGCCGCGCGGCTTCGGGCCGGCCGACAAGCCAAAACTGGCATCGGATGTGCCCAGAGAGACAGCaaagtggggtggaggggaagatgcCCCCTCATGCGGGACACAGGCTGGTGCCGCAGcgagccagggctctgggctggtttGAATGGGTGTCTGGCATTTCCTGATAGTAACAAAGAGAAATGGGGAAAGGTCATTCAGCAGTTCCAGGCAGGGATCTGGTCTCCCCTTGTCTGCCAAGCTCCCGGTGCACCCCAAGTTCCCTAGGGACTCGGAACAGAAAACTGAGCCTTTGTAGATTTCACATGGAGCCTGATTTTAGCCACGGGGTCAAGTGGAGTGGCAGCAAAGACAGGGAGGAGATTTCCCAAGGTGTCTCCCAGCTATTTCTCAAGGAATTACCCCAGTCTCTTTGTAACCAAAAAGGGCGGGGTTGGGGTTTGTTTGATTTCCTGTGCATGTGCTCAGGAGAGAGAGGGGCCGAAAGCGGGACAGCCTAACCAGCGCTGGGTGGGGAAGGCCTGGGCCGTCCATCCCTGCCCACAGCCTCTCC
The genomic region above belongs to Malaclemys terrapin pileata isolate rMalTer1 chromosome 23, rMalTer1.hap1, whole genome shotgun sequence and contains:
- the CDK4 gene encoding cyclin-dependent kinase 4 isoform X1, encoding MASRCGARMAKEMRAQYEPVAEIGVGAYGTVYKARDLQTGKFVALKNVRVQTNENGLPLSTVREVALLKRLEHFDHPNIVRLMDVCATTRTERETKVTLVFEHVDQDLKTYLDKTPAPGLPVEKIKDLMRQFLSGLDFLHSNCIVHRDLKPENILVTSSGQVKLADFGLARIYSCQMALTPVVVTLWYRAPEVLLQSTYATPVDMWSVGCIFAEMFRRKPLFCGNSEADQLGKIFDMIGLPAEDDWPLDVALPHCAFTARFPQPVEMFVPEMEKLGAQLLLEMLTFNPYQRISAFNALRHLYLQDKSLVEG
- the CDK4 gene encoding cyclin-dependent kinase 4 isoform X2: MAKEMRAQYEPVAEIGVGAYGTVYKARDLQTGKFVALKNVRVQTNENGLPLSTVREVALLKRLEHFDHPNIVRLMDVCATTRTERETKVTLVFEHVDQDLKTYLDKTPAPGLPVEKIKDLMRQFLSGLDFLHSNCIVHRDLKPENILVTSSGQVKLADFGLARIYSCQMALTPVVVTLWYRAPEVLLQSTYATPVDMWSVGCIFAEMFRRKPLFCGNSEADQLGKIFDMIGLPAEDDWPLDVALPHCAFTARFPQPVEMFVPEMEKLGAQLLLEMLTFNPYQRISAFNALRHLYLQDKSLVEG